Proteins from a genomic interval of Aquabacterium sp. J223:
- the minE gene encoding cell division topological specificity factor MinE translates to MSLLSFLIGEKKKTASVAKERLQIILAHERGGRGPAADYLPALQRELVQVISKYVAINANDIKVNLERQDNLEVLEVKIELPEPGRP, encoded by the coding sequence ATGTCGCTGTTGTCCTTCCTCATCGGCGAGAAGAAGAAGACCGCGTCGGTCGCCAAGGAGCGGCTGCAGATCATCCTCGCCCACGAACGCGGCGGCCGCGGCCCGGCCGCCGACTACCTGCCGGCGCTGCAGCGTGAACTGGTGCAGGTGATCTCCAAGTACGTGGCCATCAACGCCAACGACATCAAGGTCAACCTCGAGCGCCAGGACAACCTGGAGGTGCTGGAGGTCAAGATCGAGCTGCCCGAGCCCGGCCGGCCCTGA
- a CDS encoding HPF/RaiA family ribosome-associated protein: protein MQVQVHTDNHLDGRDELSSYVQSLLEDTLERHADQLTSVQAHLGDTNSGAKGGDNDMRCMFEARLAGHPPVAVTQLAPSLHQAINGAADKLTRALDTALGRQQEQQRRSHASAADAALIDPAELGLDPQAVARAAELTGAVLPTPPAGGASVKPGR from the coding sequence ATGCAAGTGCAGGTCCACACCGACAACCACCTCGACGGCCGCGACGAACTGTCCAGCTACGTCCAGTCCCTGCTGGAGGACACGCTGGAGCGCCATGCCGACCAGCTGACCAGCGTGCAGGCCCACCTGGGCGACACCAACAGCGGAGCCAAGGGCGGCGACAACGACATGCGCTGCATGTTCGAGGCCCGGCTGGCCGGCCATCCGCCGGTGGCCGTGACCCAGCTCGCGCCCAGCCTGCACCAGGCGATCAACGGCGCCGCCGACAAGCTGACCCGGGCGCTGGACACCGCCCTCGGCCGGCAACAGGAACAGCAGCGGCGCAGCCATGCCAGCGCGGCCGACGCCGCGCTGATCGACCCGGCCGAGCTCGGCCTGGACCCGCAGGCCGTGGCCCGCGCGGCGGAGCTGACCGGAGCGGTCTTGCCCACCCCACCGGCCGGGGGCGCCTCGGTCAAGCCCGGTCGCTGA
- a CDS encoding tripartite tricarboxylate transporter substrate-binding protein has protein sequence MTPVAIGAFIQFGFGVGPAVPESVKNLRDFLAWAKANPDKANYGTPGAGSPNHFIAALLSKESGVDLNHVPYKGSAPGIQDLLGGQVSSMSSPVGDYVPHLKTGRLRLLATSGAQRSRFTPDVPTYSEQGFKTLQMQEWYGFFMPARTPADLVARAAAGIRAAATSPDVIDGLAQLGVETWTANTDMARAVREEHAAWGPIVKRVGFTPEA, from the coding sequence GTGACCCCGGTGGCGATCGGCGCGTTCATCCAGTTCGGCTTCGGCGTCGGCCCGGCGGTGCCCGAGTCGGTGAAGAACCTCAGGGACTTCCTCGCCTGGGCCAAGGCCAACCCGGACAAGGCCAACTACGGCACCCCCGGCGCCGGCTCGCCCAACCACTTCATCGCCGCGCTGCTGTCCAAGGAAAGCGGCGTCGACCTGAACCATGTGCCGTACAAGGGCTCGGCGCCGGGCATCCAGGACCTGCTGGGCGGCCAGGTGTCGTCCATGTCGTCCCCGGTGGGCGACTACGTGCCGCACCTGAAGACCGGCCGCCTGCGCCTGCTGGCGACCTCCGGCGCGCAGCGCTCGCGCTTCACGCCCGACGTGCCCACCTATTCCGAGCAGGGCTTCAAGACGCTGCAGATGCAGGAGTGGTACGGCTTCTTCATGCCGGCCCGCACCCCGGCCGACCTCGTCGCCCGTGCGGCCGCCGGCATCCGTGCCGCCGCCACTTCGCCCGACGTGATCGACGGGCTGGCCCAGCTCGGCGTCGAGACCTGGACGGCCAACACCGACATGGCCCGCGCCGTCCGCGAGGAGCATGCGGCCTGGGGTCCGATCGTCAAGCGCGTCGGGTTCACCCCCGAAGCCTGA
- the greB gene encoding transcription elongation factor GreB — MNKAFTRESDGNEDEDDDLPGLPPLPAGTRNYMTPEGHRRLRAELLSLIDDERPKVVEVVSWAAKNGDRSENGDYLYGKKRLREIDRRIRFLTKRLDVAEVADPSAHHGSDQVFFGATVTYANARGEERTITIKGIDEADSLKGEVSWISPIARALLKSCEGDEVQLATPGGVERLEVLAVRYPAPGAADG; from the coding sequence ATGAACAAGGCCTTCACCCGCGAGAGCGACGGCAACGAGGACGAGGACGACGACCTGCCGGGCCTGCCGCCGCTGCCCGCCGGCACCCGCAACTACATGACGCCCGAAGGCCACCGGCGCCTGCGGGCGGAGCTGCTGTCGCTGATCGACGACGAGCGGCCGAAGGTGGTCGAGGTGGTCAGCTGGGCCGCCAAGAACGGCGACCGCTCCGAGAACGGCGACTATCTCTACGGCAAGAAGCGGCTGCGCGAGATCGACCGTCGCATCCGCTTCCTCACCAAGCGGCTGGACGTGGCGGAGGTGGCCGACCCTTCGGCCCACCACGGCAGCGACCAGGTCTTCTTCGGTGCCACCGTCACCTACGCCAACGCCAGGGGCGAGGAGCGCACGATCACCATCAAGGGCATCGACGAAGCCGACAGCCTGAAGGGCGAGGTGAGCTGGATCTCCCCGATCGCGCGCGCCCTGCTGAAGTCGTGCGAAGGCGACGAGGTGCAACTCGCGACCCCCGGCGGCGTCGAGCGGCTGGAGGTGCTGGCGGTCCGCTACCCGGCCCCCGGCGCAGCGGACGGCTGA
- a CDS encoding feruloyl-CoA synthase, with product MAAGNYRAASIGGCLEAVLEPRADGSAVLRSTESLQPYPRRLTDRLEHWAAEAPERTLAAKRVAGGDWRRISFAEMLDRVQRVGQALAARGLSPERPVAILSDNDLEHLTLALACMWVGVPFAPVSPAYSLVSQDYGKLRHILGVITPGLVFASHAGPFAKAIEAVVPADVELVFTEGAIAGRRCTSFDALLATVPGAEGAAAHDQVGPDTIAKFLFTSGSTKNPKGVVNTQRMLCSNQQMTAQCMKVLTEEPPVLVDWLPWNHTFGGNQNVGLVVYHGGTLYIDEGKPTAAGIAETLRNLREISPTIYFNVPKGLDEIASAMEHDDVLRERFFARVKAFMFAGAGLSQATWDRLDRLAETTIGERVSVFTGLGMTETAPSCTFALTPDVQSGHVDLPAPGVEVKLVPDGLGEHGKTEVRFRGPNVMPGYWRAPEQTAEAFDEEGFYRTGDAVKWIDPANPGKGLMFDGRIAEDFKLGTGTFVSVGPLRARAALEGAPLVQDSVATGLNRGEVGLLVFPRPDECRALAGVDRSMPMAEVLRQPPVRAFFQGLVDRLWAAGTGSANRVARLHVMLEPPQIDRGEITDKGSINQRAVLACRADLVNALYDAPDTLDVFFPGR from the coding sequence ATGGCCGCCGGGAACTACAGGGCGGCCAGCATCGGCGGCTGCCTGGAGGCGGTGCTGGAGCCGCGGGCGGACGGCAGCGCGGTGCTGCGCTCCACCGAGTCCCTGCAGCCCTATCCCCGGCGCCTGACCGACCGGCTCGAGCACTGGGCCGCCGAGGCACCCGAGCGCACGCTGGCGGCCAAGCGGGTGGCCGGCGGCGACTGGCGGCGCATCTCCTTCGCCGAGATGCTCGACCGCGTGCAGCGCGTCGGCCAGGCGCTGGCCGCCCGTGGCCTGTCGCCCGAGCGGCCGGTGGCCATCCTGTCGGACAACGACCTCGAGCACCTGACGCTGGCGCTGGCCTGCATGTGGGTGGGGGTGCCGTTCGCGCCGGTCTCGCCGGCGTACTCGCTGGTGTCGCAGGACTACGGCAAGCTGCGTCACATCCTGGGCGTCATCACCCCCGGGCTGGTGTTCGCCTCGCACGCCGGCCCCTTCGCGAAGGCGATCGAGGCGGTGGTGCCGGCCGACGTGGAGCTGGTGTTCACCGAAGGCGCGATCGCCGGCCGCCGCTGCACGTCGTTCGACGCGCTGCTCGCCACCGTGCCCGGGGCCGAGGGCGCGGCCGCGCACGACCAGGTCGGCCCGGACACCATCGCCAAGTTCCTCTTCACCTCCGGCTCGACGAAGAACCCCAAGGGCGTGGTCAACACCCAGCGCATGCTGTGTTCCAACCAGCAGATGACGGCGCAGTGCATGAAGGTGCTCACCGAAGAGCCGCCGGTGCTGGTCGACTGGCTGCCCTGGAACCACACCTTCGGCGGCAACCAGAACGTCGGGCTGGTGGTCTACCACGGCGGCACGCTGTACATCGACGAGGGCAAGCCCACCGCCGCCGGCATCGCCGAGACGCTGCGCAACCTGCGCGAGATCTCCCCCACCATCTACTTCAACGTGCCCAAGGGGCTGGACGAGATCGCCAGCGCCATGGAGCACGACGACGTGCTGCGCGAGCGCTTCTTCGCCCGCGTCAAGGCCTTCATGTTCGCCGGCGCCGGCCTGTCGCAGGCCACCTGGGACCGGCTCGACCGGCTGGCCGAAACCACCATCGGCGAGCGCGTCAGCGTCTTCACCGGCCTGGGCATGACGGAGACCGCGCCGTCCTGCACCTTCGCGCTGACGCCGGACGTGCAGTCCGGCCACGTCGACCTGCCGGCGCCGGGGGTCGAGGTCAAGCTGGTGCCCGACGGCCTGGGCGAGCATGGCAAGACCGAGGTGCGCTTCCGCGGCCCCAACGTCATGCCCGGCTACTGGCGTGCGCCCGAGCAGACCGCCGAAGCCTTCGACGAGGAGGGCTTCTACCGCACCGGCGACGCGGTGAAGTGGATCGACCCGGCGAACCCTGGCAAGGGCCTGATGTTCGACGGCCGCATCGCCGAGGACTTCAAGCTCGGCACCGGCACCTTCGTCAGCGTCGGCCCGCTGCGCGCGCGCGCGGCGCTGGAAGGGGCGCCGCTGGTGCAGGACTCGGTGGCCACCGGCCTCAACCGCGGCGAAGTCGGCCTGCTGGTCTTCCCGCGTCCCGACGAATGCCGTGCGCTGGCCGGCGTCGACCGGTCGATGCCGATGGCGGAGGTGCTGCGGCAGCCGCCGGTGCGTGCGTTCTTCCAGGGACTGGTCGACCGGTTGTGGGCCGCGGGCACCGGCAGTGCCAACCGGGTGGCCCGGTTGCATGTCATGCTGGAGCCGCCGCAGATCGACCGCGGCGAGATCACCGACAAGGGCTCGATCAACCAGCGCGCGGTGCTCGCTTGCCGCGCCGACCTGGTGAACGCCCTGTACGACGCCCCCGACACGCTGGACGTTTTCTTCCCAGGGCGCTGA
- a CDS encoding methylamine utilization protein, producing the protein MLSRSTLPLCRLALSVPFALSAGACAPAGAVELVVAVSDAAGRALPDAVVAAVARGGRTAAAPGTSAQLAQRDRQFQPQVLVVQAGTAVHFPNFDTVRHHVYSVSPTKRFELKLYAGTPAQPVVFERAGVAVLGCNIHDRMAAWLAVVDTPHFALTGATGQASLDLPPGAYRLQLWHVGMGEEAGWTEQAVTVGGAPMRLQVTLAGGGPRP; encoded by the coding sequence ATGCTTTCGCGTTCCACCCTGCCCCTGTGCCGCCTGGCCCTGAGCGTTCCGTTCGCGCTGAGCGCGGGCGCCTGCGCGCCCGCCGGCGCGGTGGAACTGGTGGTCGCGGTCAGCGACGCGGCGGGCCGCGCGCTGCCCGACGCGGTGGTCGCCGCGGTGGCCCGCGGCGGCCGCACGGCGGCGGCGCCGGGCACCAGTGCGCAGCTGGCCCAGCGCGATCGCCAGTTCCAGCCGCAGGTGCTGGTGGTGCAGGCCGGCACCGCGGTGCACTTCCCGAACTTCGACACCGTGCGGCACCACGTCTATTCGGTCTCGCCCACCAAGCGCTTCGAACTCAAGCTCTACGCCGGCACGCCGGCACAGCCGGTGGTCTTCGAACGCGCCGGGGTGGCGGTGCTGGGCTGCAACATCCACGACCGCATGGCGGCCTGGCTGGCGGTGGTGGACACGCCGCATTTCGCGCTGACCGGCGCGACCGGTCAGGCCAGCCTGGACCTGCCGCCCGGTGCCTACCGGCTGCAGCTGTGGCACGTCGGCATGGGCGAAGAGGCCGGCTGGACCGAGCAGGCCGTCACCGTGGGCGGCGCACCGATGCGCCTGCAGGTCACGCTGGCGGGCGGCGGGCCGCGGCCCTGA
- a CDS encoding hemerythrin domain-containing protein — MTSHAADTTAFRSLVHKLSPSITKMIRMDHSHVLLTFHGYQPDTSPARKQGIVDTLCLALEIHAQLEEEIFYPAMAEVAGGNEVLAKAKPEHDDMRRLIGELRAMAPGDLAYDETVMALMRDVMHHVADEETVLLPEAERLLAGRLEALGAQMTKRRLQLAGPKAPQIAINSVKAMPAGAMLMAGGLIAGGWLLSRAWRGTARM; from the coding sequence ATGACCTCGCACGCCGCCGACACCACCGCCTTCCGCTCGCTGGTGCACAAGTTGTCGCCCAGCATCACGAAGATGATCCGCATGGACCACTCGCACGTGCTGCTCACCTTCCACGGCTACCAGCCCGACACCTCGCCCGCGCGCAAGCAGGGCATCGTCGACACCCTCTGCCTGGCGCTGGAGATCCACGCGCAGCTCGAGGAAGAGATCTTCTACCCCGCCATGGCCGAGGTCGCCGGCGGCAACGAGGTGCTGGCCAAGGCCAAGCCGGAGCACGACGACATGCGCCGCCTGATCGGCGAGCTGCGCGCCATGGCGCCCGGCGACCTGGCCTACGACGAGACCGTGATGGCGCTCATGCGCGACGTCATGCACCACGTCGCCGACGAGGAGACGGTGCTGCTGCCCGAGGCCGAGCGCCTGCTCGCCGGCCGCCTGGAGGCGCTGGGCGCGCAGATGACCAAGCGCCGGCTGCAGCTGGCCGGGCCGAAGGCCCCGCAGATCGCGATCAACAGCGTCAAGGCCATGCCGGCCGGTGCCATGCTGATGGCCGGCGGCCTGATCGCGGGCGGCTGGTTGCTGTCCCGCGCGTGGCGCGGGACAGCACGCATGTAG
- a CDS encoding MarR family winged helix-turn-helix transcriptional regulator, with product MPVPTADPTSHDDSNGAAPTGRRRRAAAPAGRARAVAPALKQQRMVHLLGYRLARADVRPKQAFVEHLGRPFRLRPVEFTILQLVAENDGITQKQLAQALALQPPHLTLLIDRLVERGVVARVRSEADRRAQIVCLTDDGRMLAEATRQASLTMEDDVLARLSSGERALLFELLDKLAG from the coding sequence GTGCCGGTCCCCACGGCCGACCCGACGAGCCATGACGACAGCAACGGGGCGGCGCCGACCGGCCGCCGCCGGCGTGCGGCGGCGCCGGCGGGCCGGGCCCGCGCGGTGGCGCCGGCGCTGAAGCAGCAGCGCATGGTGCACCTGCTGGGCTACCGTCTGGCCCGCGCCGACGTGCGGCCCAAGCAGGCCTTCGTCGAGCACCTGGGCCGTCCCTTCCGGCTGCGGCCGGTGGAATTCACCATCCTGCAGCTGGTGGCCGAGAACGACGGCATCACCCAGAAGCAGCTGGCGCAGGCGCTGGCCCTGCAGCCGCCGCACCTGACGCTGCTGATCGACCGACTGGTCGAGCGTGGTGTCGTCGCCCGCGTGCGCAGCGAGGCCGACCGCCGGGCGCAGATCGTCTGCCTGACCGACGACGGCCGCATGCTGGCCGAGGCCACGCGGCAGGCCTCGCTGACGATGGAAGACGACGTGCTGGCGCGCCTGAGCAGCGGCGAACGCGCGCTGCTGTTCGAGCTGCTCGACAAGCTCGCCGGTTGA
- a CDS encoding putative bifunctional diguanylate cyclase/phosphodiesterase: MSDRASTASRTGLLPLLRRLDVRIFALSLGLLLLVQLAGFTAIRSSIEHNARRQIERELQTGEKVLRRLLLQNAEQLAAGARLLAADYGFRAAVGSGDQGTVLDALDNHGQRIGASAALFTDNRQRLVASTAAGEADLPTIVADNLRFQQIAGESAQAPVYVLDGQPFQLVSVPVRAPQVIGHVSMGFPISARLGQELEEMVGLKMELLSRERSARGLPWRPLPGAAATAAKVATAYREEDGWGRVVLAGEDYGARLMPLAMNAHEEVAVLLLRSVDAVVAPYRQLQWSLLAITLVGVGVFGAGSLFTARRITGPIKQLSASAERLGAGDYSTPVAVASQDEVRDLAHSFESMRQAMQQREAQIRRLAYWDPLTGLPNREQLRERMTQATRGGLPCAVLVLDLDRFKHVNDVLGQAFGDRLLREIAGRLAGSVLREHDMVARLSGDEFAVLLPQADGEAAMAVAQRLRQALERPLSLDDHTVDASAAVGIALYPTHAHEADLLLGHAEVAMYAAKDRRSGVTVYEPALDSASAESLSLLSELREAVAENQLRLYLQPKIALADGRVLGAEALVRWQHPKRGLVPPMQFIPFAEQTGFIRQLTGWMIERCAARAQALKNLDLPLKFSVNLSTRDLLDQDLPAKLERLLVERKMSSTLVCLEITESAIMDDPERALQTLARLHAMGLKLSIDDFGTGYSSLAYLKRLPLHELKIDRSFVMAMTRDPADRKIVRSTIDLAHNLGLSVVAEGVEDRATWDLLHELGCDEGQGYHIARPMPEEEFAGWLMAWSARQADPVTA; encoded by the coding sequence ATGAGCGACCGCGCGAGCACCGCCTCCCGCACCGGCCTGCTGCCGCTGCTGCGCCGGCTGGACGTGCGCATCTTCGCGCTGTCGCTCGGGCTGCTGCTGCTGGTGCAGCTGGCCGGCTTCACCGCCATCCGCAGCAGCATCGAGCACAACGCCCGCCGGCAGATCGAGCGTGAACTGCAGACCGGCGAGAAGGTGCTGCGCCGGCTGTTGCTGCAGAACGCCGAACAGCTGGCGGCCGGCGCCCGCCTGCTGGCCGCCGACTACGGCTTCCGCGCCGCGGTGGGAAGCGGCGACCAGGGCACCGTGCTGGACGCGCTGGACAACCATGGCCAGCGCATCGGCGCCAGTGCCGCGCTCTTCACCGACAACCGCCAGCGGCTGGTCGCCAGCACGGCGGCCGGTGAAGCCGACCTGCCGACCATCGTGGCCGACAACCTGCGCTTCCAGCAGATCGCCGGCGAATCCGCGCAGGCGCCGGTCTACGTGCTCGACGGACAGCCTTTCCAGCTGGTCAGCGTGCCGGTGCGCGCGCCGCAGGTCATCGGCCATGTCTCGATGGGCTTTCCCATCAGCGCGCGGCTGGGCCAGGAACTCGAGGAGATGGTCGGCCTGAAGATGGAGCTGCTGTCGCGCGAACGCAGCGCGCGCGGCCTGCCGTGGCGGCCGCTGCCCGGCGCCGCAGCGACGGCCGCGAAGGTGGCGACGGCCTACCGCGAGGAGGACGGCTGGGGCCGTGTCGTGCTCGCCGGCGAGGACTACGGCGCGCGGCTGATGCCGCTGGCGATGAACGCACACGAGGAGGTGGCGGTGCTGCTGCTGCGCTCGGTCGACGCCGTGGTGGCGCCGTACCGCCAGCTGCAGTGGTCGCTGCTGGCGATCACCCTGGTCGGTGTCGGCGTCTTCGGCGCCGGCAGCCTGTTCACCGCGCGGCGCATCACCGGCCCGATCAAGCAGCTGTCGGCCAGCGCCGAGCGGCTGGGCGCCGGCGACTACTCCACGCCGGTGGCGGTGGCCAGCCAGGACGAGGTGCGCGACCTGGCCCATTCCTTCGAGTCGATGCGCCAGGCCATGCAGCAGCGCGAGGCGCAGATCCGCCGGCTGGCGTACTGGGACCCGCTGACCGGCCTGCCCAACCGCGAACAGCTGCGCGAGCGGATGACGCAGGCCACCCGCGGCGGCCTGCCCTGCGCGGTGCTGGTGCTCGACCTGGACCGCTTCAAGCACGTCAACGACGTGCTCGGCCAGGCCTTCGGCGACCGGCTGCTGCGCGAGATCGCCGGCCGGCTGGCCGGCAGCGTGCTGCGCGAGCACGACATGGTGGCGCGGCTGTCGGGCGACGAGTTCGCGGTGCTGCTGCCGCAGGCCGACGGCGAAGCCGCGATGGCGGTGGCGCAGCGGCTGCGCCAGGCGCTGGAGCGGCCGCTGTCGCTGGACGACCACACGGTGGACGCCAGCGCCGCCGTCGGCATCGCGCTGTACCCCACCCATGCGCACGAGGCCGACCTGCTGCTCGGGCACGCCGAGGTGGCGATGTACGCGGCCAAGGACCGGCGCTCCGGCGTGACCGTCTACGAGCCGGCGCTGGACTCGGCCAGCGCCGAGTCGCTGTCGCTGCTCAGCGAGCTGCGCGAGGCCGTCGCCGAGAACCAGCTGCGGCTGTACCTGCAGCCCAAGATCGCGCTGGCCGACGGCCGGGTGCTCGGCGCCGAGGCGCTGGTGCGCTGGCAGCACCCCAAGCGCGGCCTGGTGCCGCCGATGCAGTTCATCCCCTTCGCCGAGCAGACCGGCTTCATCCGCCAGCTCACCGGCTGGATGATCGAGCGCTGCGCGGCCCGGGCGCAGGCGCTGAAGAACCTCGACCTGCCGCTGAAGTTCTCGGTCAACCTGTCCACCCGCGACCTGCTGGACCAGGACCTGCCCGCCAAGCTGGAGCGGCTGCTGGTCGAGCGCAAGATGTCCTCCACCCTGGTGTGCCTGGAGATCACCGAGAGCGCCATCATGGACGACCCCGAACGTGCCCTGCAGACGCTGGCGCGGCTGCACGCGATGGGGCTGAAGCTGTCCATCGACGACTTCGGCACCGGCTACTCGTCGCTGGCCTACCTGAAGCGGCTGCCGCTGCACGAGCTGAAGATCGACCGCAGCTTCGTGATGGCGATGACACGCGACCCGGCCGACCGCAAGATCGTGCGCTCGACCATCGACCTGGCGCACAACCTGGGCCTGAGCGTCGTCGCCGAGGGCGTGGAAGACCGCGCCACCTGGGACCTGCTGCACGAGCTGGGCTGCGACGAGGGCCAGGGCTACCACATCGCCCGACCGATGCCGGAAGAGGAATTCGCCGGCTGGCTGATGGCCTGGTCGGCGCGCCAGGCCGACCCCGTCACCGCCTGA
- a CDS encoding crotonase/enoyl-CoA hydratase family protein, with translation MPTSPADSFVPVDGLLGTLPLVAVSVDGPVLQLRLNRPAKRNAINDDLIKQVHTVFINLPKEVRAVVLSGAGDHFCAGLDLSELAERSAIEGALHSRTWHACFDDIQYGRVPVVAALHGAVVGGGLEIASACHIRVADDSAYFGFPEGQRGIFVGGGGSVRVPRLMGAARMADMMLTGRVLNADEGERVGLCTYRVPAGGAVDKAVELARRIAQNAPLSTFAVMQALPRIADLPPAEGLFLESLMAGMAQGDDAAKERLRAFLSGKAGKVKPEGA, from the coding sequence ATGCCCACATCTCCTGCCGATTCCTTTGTCCCCGTGGACGGCCTGCTCGGCACACTGCCCCTGGTGGCGGTGTCGGTCGACGGCCCGGTGCTGCAGCTGCGCCTGAACCGCCCGGCCAAGCGCAACGCGATCAACGACGACCTGATCAAGCAGGTCCACACCGTCTTCATCAACCTGCCGAAGGAGGTGCGGGCGGTGGTGCTCAGCGGCGCCGGCGACCACTTCTGCGCCGGGCTGGACCTGTCGGAGCTGGCCGAGCGCAGCGCGATCGAAGGCGCGCTGCACTCGCGCACCTGGCATGCGTGTTTCGACGACATCCAGTACGGCCGCGTGCCGGTGGTGGCGGCGCTGCACGGCGCGGTGGTCGGCGGCGGGCTGGAGATCGCCTCGGCCTGCCACATCCGCGTGGCGGACGACTCGGCCTACTTCGGGTTTCCCGAGGGGCAGCGCGGCATCTTCGTCGGCGGCGGCGGCTCGGTGCGCGTGCCGCGGCTGATGGGCGCCGCCCGCATGGCCGACATGATGCTCACCGGCCGCGTGCTCAACGCCGACGAGGGCGAGCGGGTGGGCCTGTGCACCTACCGGGTGCCGGCAGGTGGTGCGGTGGACAAGGCGGTGGAATTGGCGCGCCGGATCGCGCAGAACGCGCCGCTGTCCACCTTCGCGGTGATGCAGGCGCTGCCCCGCATCGCCGACCTGCCGCCGGCGGAGGGCCTGTTCCTCGAATCGTTGATGGCCGGCATGGCGCAGGGGGACGACGCGGCCAAGGAGCGCCTGCGCGCCTTCCTGTCGGGCAAGGCGGGCAAGGTGAAGCCGGAGGGCGCGTGA